In one Dermacentor albipictus isolate Rhodes 1998 colony chromosome 4, USDA_Dalb.pri_finalv2, whole genome shotgun sequence genomic region, the following are encoded:
- the LOC139059224 gene encoding uncharacterized protein: MADTPQAALKEAKRQSNLSVNPKYTVTWHGFLNIAEVVTAISALVAVMLSSNETLAAELTVVSSFAYGYVSLIMLAGGIVSPYSQALLPLSLYFLLYHLIGSAFLLLSGGWLMGVAKGEFLMQVAAGSGIGCGIMHFLHGLYVFVTVFHQPE; the protein is encoded by the exons ATGGCAGACACGCCTCAGGCAGCACTGAAAGAAGCCAAGCGACAAAGCAACTTGAGTGTGAACCCCAAGTATACGGTCACGTGGCATGGCTTCCTGAACATTGCTGAAGTA GTGACGGCCATTTCGGCCCTGGTGGCCGTCATGCTATCTTCCAACGAGACCTTGGCTGCCGAGCTGACGGTGGTGTCGTCGTTTGCCTACGGCTACGTCTCGCTCATCATGCTCGCGGGTGGCATCGTGTCCCCTTACTCGCAAGCATTGCTACCGCTGTCGCTATAC TTTCTGCTCTACCACCTCATTGGCAGCGCCTTCCTCTTGCTCAGCGGCGGTTGGCTCATGGGCGTGGCCAAGGGCGAGTTCCTCATGCAGGTCGCGGCG gGTTCCGGAATCGGCTGCGGGATAATGCACTTTCTGCACGGCCTGTACGTCTTCGTGACGGTTTTCCACCAGCCCGAGTGA
- the LOC139059223 gene encoding cytochrome P450 3A24-like → MALMNIPEWLLLAVTACILFYLYAARSKNYWKNQNVVHEKFSCLFGPATGLLYKPVHTLDQERYLKMGRIFGYFEGGRPALSVGEPDMVKLVLVKDFPILCNRRIIDFFEPILDNMMTTAPVDIWRKIRPSSSPAFTMGKLRRMNDMIQDCAKISSEHLGKAAEEGKDVDLKWFYSRYTLDVIAKCAFGTELDSYKDASNEFVTKASKAFSGGMRLPVVLFILCPVLLKVLKIKLLDPEPFRYLKEVCVAIIQERRRGHHRHEDFLQLMMDAKEGTLGDGVETAPGKERTKIFDIDSEVKSNEKFVTKALTEDEALAQCVLFFVAAHDTTSSVLAFAAHLLALNPDAQDKLRREADECFATHGNNPSLDVISKLPYLHCVVSETMRLYPPAPRLDRTTCQEYVLGDTGIRVPKGSVVTIPIYAMHRDPEFFPDPEKFIPERFNDENAGSIRPYTYLPFGAGPRNCIGMRMALQVTKLGLLHSVHTVQFVPARKAKAPFEFVKGVRLLKPKEVTVGITKR, encoded by the exons ATGGCGCTGATGAACATTCCCGAGTGGCTGCTCCTGGCTGTGACTGCCTGCATTTTGTTTTACCT GTATGCAGCAAGAAGCAAAAACTACTGGAAAAATCAAAATGTCGTTCACGAAAAGTTCTCCTGTTTGTTTGGACCAGCCACCGGCCTTCTGTACAAG CCTGTGCACACTTTGGATCAAGAACGCTACCTGAAGATGGGAAGGATATTTGG GTATTTCGAGGGAGGCAGGCCCGCATTGTCGGTTGGTGAGCCTGATATGGTGAAGCTTGTGCTCGTGAAGGATTTTCCAATCCTCTGTAACAGACGG ATAATAGATTTTTTCGAACCAATTTTGGACAACATGATGACCACAGCGCCTGTAGACATTTGGAGGAAAATCAGGCCCTCGTCAAGTCCTGCATTCACCATGGGCAAGCTGCGCAGG ATGAACGACATGATTCAGGACTGTGCCAAAATTTCGTCGGAGCACCTTGGGAAAGCCGCTGAAGAGGGAAAAGACGTGGATCTCAAGTG GTTTTACAGCCGTTATACACTGGACGTCATAGCAAAGTGCGCTTTCGGCACCGAACTTGACTCGTACAAAGATGCAAGCAACGAATTTGTGACGAAAGCCTCGAAGGCATTCTCTGGCGGGATGAGACTGCCTGTCGTGTTGTTCA ttttatgCCCGGTACTATTGAAAGTCTTGAAGATTAAACTTCTCGACCCTGAGCCATTTCGATACTTGAAAGAGGTCTGTGTGGCAATTATTCAAGAGAGAAGGCGAGGACACCAT CGTCATGAAGACTTCTTGCAACTCATGATGGATGCCAAGGAAGGAACTCTTGGCGATGGTGTTGAAACTGCGCCCGGAAAGGAACGCACAAAAATATTCGACATTGACTCTGAAGTAAAGAGCAACGAGAAGTTTGTCACGAAGG CCTTGACAGAAGACGAAGCCCTGGCGCAATGCGTTCTGTTCTTCGTCGCCGCCCACGATACCACCTCATCCGTCCTCGCATTCGCCGCCCATCTTCTCGCCCTTAATCCCGATGCGCAGGACAAGCTCCGCAGAGAAGCGGATGAATGTTTCGCCACACAT GGAAATAATCCAAGTCTTGACGTCATCTCTAAGCTGCCCTACCTGCACTGTGTCGTATCGGAGACTATGAGGCTGTATCCACCGGCTCCGAG ACTTGATAGGACCACGTGCCAGGAGTATGTCCTGGGGGACACTGGAATCAGGGTGCCCAAAGGCAGCGTTGTTACGATCCCCATATACGCTATGCATCGGGACCCGGAGTTCTTTCCTGATCCTGAAAAATTCATTCCTGAAAG ATTCAATGATGAAAATGCTGGTTCCATACGACCGTACACTTACCTGCCTTTCGGAGCAGGGCCTCGCAACTGCATCGGTATGCGTATGGCTCTGCAGGTCACCAAGTTGGGCCTGCTTCACTCTGTGCACACCGTGCAGTTTGTACCCGCGAGAAAAGCAAAG